CGCTTATTCCGGATCTTTCTAGTGAATCGCGAAGGCCTCCCCAATTGCCCGTAGCGGTTTTTTGCGACAACCAGCCGTCGAGCGCCGAAGCGTTTGCGGCGGTTGCCGAAAGGACAAGCAACAGTAAGATAACTGCCGCCGCTACTTTTTTATCCGGGATCACCGTTTGAAATATCCCTTGATCTTAGATACGTCGCCTTTTTCTTTCGCGATCGCGAGCATTAAAAGCAGCCGCGCCTTCGCGCCGGTAAGGTCGCCGCCTAATATGGCGCCGTCTTTTTCCATTGTCGCGCCACCGCCCTGGTCCCCGTACATCGGCCAGACGCCGCTGTGATATACGCTCGTGGTTATGACGACGGGTATGCCTTTTGCCATCGCGTATTTGACGGCTTCATAAACTTTCTCGTTGACATTGCCCGCGCCGACAGCATCCACCACTATCCCCTTTGAGCCGTGGTCCGCCGCGAAACGCACGAACGAGCCGTCATCGCCGGCAAACGTGCTTAAGAAAGCTACATCCGGCAATTTATCAGGAAGGGGAAGTTTTTGTTTTGCCGGGGCGACATTATAACGGATGACCTTTCCCATCACTATATAGCCGAGATAGCCCTTCTCTCCGGAATCGAAAGTCTGGACATTTGTCGAATTGGTCTTTACCACGTTCCTCGCGGAATTTACATACTGATTAAGGGTAATGGTAACGCCCCAATCTTGCGCTTCTTTCGAGCATACCTGCGTCACGGCATTGAGTATGTTCGCAGGACCGTCGGGAGAAACGTCGGATGCGTCGCGCATAGCGCCGACAAATGCTACCGGTTTATTGCTCTTCAACGTAAGTTCGAGGAAGTACGCCCCCTCGGCCATAGTGTCGGTGCCGTGAGTTACTACCGCTCCCTTGACCTTCGGGTCCGCGAGATGTGCGTCGACGGTCTTCGAAAGCTGGGCCCAGATCTCGGGCGTCATCTGGGAGCTGTCTATATTGCAGAGGTTGACCACTTCTATATTGGCGACCTTGCCAAGGCCGGGAACTGCAGCGATGAGGTCTTTGCCTGATACCGCGGGCACAGCGCCGCCGGTCTTCGTGTCTGTCTTTTCAGCTATAGTGCCGCCTGTAGTGACGATCACCACCGTCGGCAATTCCGCGTGGCAACGCGCGGCAAAAACCGCCAAAACCGCGATGCAGCAGATCGAAATCGCCGCGTATCTCGCCGTCTTCATGGTTCCTCCTTTTGTATGCGTCGCCTCGTTCACATCAGGTTTACGATAAGCGTCCCCCAGACTGTCAGGAGGACGTTCGCAAATGCATAAGGGGCTGCATATCCCAATACGGCCAATGGGCTGCCGGACGCTTCGATGACCACGTTAAGCGAGGCGGTACAGTTATGCGAACCTGTCGCCGCGCCTAATAACAATATCGGATTCACCTTCAGGACCTTCAGCCCTAAAATCATTACCACGATGATAGGCAGGGTCGTTACAGCGATACCTCCCATGAAAACCGAAAGGCCTGTTGTCTTGATCGCCTGCAGCGCCTGCGGCCCGGCAGCGACTCCCACACAGGCCACGAAAAGATTCAACCCAAGATCCCCAAGTATCCACTGCGCGCCGCCGGGGATCTGCCCGAAGGTGGGATGCAGCGACCTGAGCCACCCGCATAAAAGCCCGGCGACAAGGACGCCGCCGCCCGTGCCCAGCGTGATCGGAATGCCTAATATAGGAACGACTATAAGCCCTATGAGGGTACCTACTATACAGCCGACAGCCACGGTGACCAGGTCCGTCACGGTAGTAGGCCGCTCGGGGTATCCCAGGAACGCGATAGTCTTTTCGACATCTTCTTTCGCGCCGGTGATCTGCAGTATATCGCACTTATGCACAACCGTCCCAGGCATGATGGGCAGTTCATGGCCCTGCCTTATAGCCTTACGCAGGAATACCCCGTGCGCAAGCTTTAATTTTCCGAGCTCCCCCAGCGTTTTGCCCGCTACATTCTTATTCAGGACACAGACATCTATGACCTCGCCGGTCACGTCGATTACAGTCGCGCGGTCGACTTCCGGCCCTATAAGGTCCCCGGCATTTACCAAACGGGCTGTCGGGCCCATCACCAGCAAAGTATCATCGCGCGAGATGACTGTCTCCGGAGTGCTCTCAATGGCCTGGCCGCCTCTCATTATCTTATCTATCGCCGCTCTATTAGGTAAAAGAGACTCGACCTGGGAAATGCTCTTGCCCACTACCGCTCCGTTCAGGGCCCTGTAAGCCCTCATATCGAGCCGCTGCGTCCACGAGAAAGTCCCCTGGTTCTCCTCATCGGAGCCGGAACCGCCCATCTGTTCTTCCAGTTTTTTTGCTTCAGCCTTAAGGTCTATCTTGAACAGGACAGGCGCCAATTTAACGAGGACTATCGTACCGGCGGTGCCGAATATATACGTGATCGCGTATGCGATCGCCATATTGGAATCGAGCGCGTTCTTTTCGTCCGGCGTTACATCGAGGCGTTTGACGGCATCGCCTCCCGTACCCAGGGCTGCCGAGGTCGTCATCGAACCGGCGAACATGCCCGCGGTAGTGCCCTTGTCAAAATGGGCGGCCTTACCGATGAAGATCGCCGTCGCCAACGATGTTATAGCCACTGCGATCGTCAGCCAAAGATAATTCATGCCGTCCTTCTTGAGCGAGCCGAAGAACTGGGGCCCGACCTTGTAACCTACGGTAAATATGAACAGCGCGAAGCTTATGCTCTTCAGGATCGGCGGGATCGTTATGCCGACCTGGCCGACCACGATGGCAGCCAGCAGGATCGAGGCGGTCGAGCCGAGGGTGAAACCGAAGATTTTGAGCCTCTTTCCCGCAAAATATCCGATGGCAAGCGCCAGGAAGAGCACCAGTTCGGGATTGTTACGCATCGTCTCCAGGATATCATGCACCATGCAGGCCTCCTACTTTTTGGATTCTTTCCACGTATTGTAATAATCCTCGAGCAGTTCGCTTATGCCTTTGCCGATCTCCGTATAGGCGCTGTCGTCGAGATTGGCCAGCGACACCCTGATCGACATGTTCGGCGCATCGAAACCGCCGCCGTCCATAAGGACTATCGACTTTTCGTCCGCCAGCCTCCAAACGAAGTCTATCGGCTCAAAATTCTTGACCAGATAGTCCGCGAAATCCGCGTTATAGCGCGTCTTGGCGAGCTCCGGTATATCGATAGTCGCGTAGTAACGGGCGTCGTATTCATCATCCGGGGCTTTTACTCCGACGGCGGAGTAGAGGGCCTCGAAGCGCTTCTTGACGATATCCTGCGCCATCTTCTTGTAATCGCCCTTCTTGTCCATGAGGCAGTGCAGCGAAAACATCACCATCATCACCTGCTGCGGCGTCGAAAGCCCGGCGGTATGGTGCAGCGCTACCGAACGCGAATCGGCGACCATCCGGTCGATCAGTTTCATGTGGTCCGGGCCGAGCTCGACGGTGCAATAACGGGCGTGCAGCTCTTCCTTGTCGTCCGGCGGCAGGGCCGCTATGCGCTTATCGAAGACATTATCCTCGTGTATGCCTATTACGCCGAGGCGCCATCCGGTCGCCCCGAAATACTTGGAAAAAGAATACACGAGGACCGTGTTGCGCGGGGCTGCGGCGGCAAGCGACTTGAAACCGTTGACGAACGTGCCGTACACGTCATCGGTAAGTATTATGAGGTCTTTCCTGCGCGTCTCAACCAACTCCGTTATCTTATCGAGCGACTTCTGCTGGATGCTGACCGATGTGGGATTGGAGGGATTAACAAGGAAGAACGCCTTGACGGCGGGGTCGGCCAGTTTTTCAAGCTCCGAGTCCGGATACTGCCAGTCCGAATTCTCGTCCTGTTTCACCTCCAGCTCGATGAGTTCATAGTCGTTGAGCCTGGGTATTTCCAGGTAAGGCGTGAATATCGGCGTACCGATCGCGATCTTGTCGCCCTTATGTATCAGTTTATTTTCCGACAGGCTCGTAAAGATATAATCCATCGCAGCGGTGCCGCCTTCCGTGGCGAAGAGGTCGAATTTCCCTATCGGCGCGAGGCCGAACATCTCCTGCTCAAGATATTTGTGCACTATCTTTTCGCAGATCTCGAGCATCCTGTCGGGCGTGGGATAATGGTCGCCGAGGACGGCGTCCACCATCTCGTTTAAGAAATCATCGCCATCTATCTTCATGACCACGCAGACATAGTCAAATGCCTGGGCCAGGAACGCGGCGCCGGGCGCGCCGGAATTCTTGGCGAGATAATCCTTGAACCTTTTGGATAGCCCTTCCTTCTGCGCGACCGTCCCAAGGCCGGGCCTGTGGGGAGAGCGCTGGGATTCTGACAAGGCGAACATGCCGAACTGCAGGAAAGCTTCCCTCGGCGCTATGGCGACCCAGTTCGGGTTGCCCCTTCCGGCATTCAGCATGATCTTCTCGCGGCGCGTCTCGGCCATGCTGATCAGCTTATTCTTCAGTTCAAACGGGCTCAGGGCTTCATAACCTTTTTCTTCTTCCGAACGCTGCATGATGCGCTCCTTTCCAATAAAAAAGCGGCCCGTTTCCGAGCCGCCTTAAAATTTATACTTCTTTTTTATCCCCTCCATCGCGCTTCCTCTCTATAAGCGAATTCAATATATCTTAAACGTAGAAAATTGTCAAATTATAATTCGAAAGCGGCGGGCAAGACTAGCGATATTATCGCTAACATTTA
This sequence is a window from Candidatus Omnitrophota bacterium. Protein-coding genes within it:
- the aspT gene encoding aspartate-alanine antiporter; translated protein: MVHDILETMRNNPELVLFLALAIGYFAGKRLKIFGFTLGSTASILLAAIVVGQVGITIPPILKSISFALFIFTVGYKVGPQFFGSLKKDGMNYLWLTIAVAITSLATAIFIGKAAHFDKGTTAGMFAGSMTTSAALGTGGDAVKRLDVTPDEKNALDSNMAIAYAITYIFGTAGTIVLVKLAPVLFKIDLKAEAKKLEEQMGGSGSDEENQGTFSWTQRLDMRAYRALNGAVVGKSISQVESLLPNRAAIDKIMRGGQAIESTPETVISRDDTLLVMGPTARLVNAGDLIGPEVDRATVIDVTGEVIDVCVLNKNVAGKTLGELGKLKLAHGVFLRKAIRQGHELPIMPGTVVHKCDILQITGAKEDVEKTIAFLGYPERPTTVTDLVTVAVGCIVGTLIGLIVVPILGIPITLGTGGGVLVAGLLCGWLRSLHPTFGQIPGGAQWILGDLGLNLFVACVGVAAGPQALQAIKTTGLSVFMGGIAVTTLPIIVVMILGLKVLKVNPILLLGAATGSHNCTASLNVVIEASGSPLAVLGYAAPYAFANVLLTVWGTLIVNLM
- a CDS encoding asparaginase, whose translation is MKTARYAAISICCIAVLAVFAARCHAELPTVVIVTTGGTIAEKTDTKTGGAVPAVSGKDLIAAVPGLGKVANIEVVNLCNIDSSQMTPEIWAQLSKTVDAHLADPKVKGAVVTHGTDTMAEGAYFLELTLKSNKPVAFVGAMRDASDVSPDGPANILNAVTQVCSKEAQDWGVTITLNQYVNSARNVVKTNSTNVQTFDSGEKGYLGYIVMGKVIRYNVAPAKQKLPLPDKLPDVAFLSTFAGDDGSFVRFAADHGSKGIVVDAVGAGNVNEKVYEAVKYAMAKGIPVVITTSVYHSGVWPMYGDQGGGATMEKDGAILGGDLTGAKARLLLMLAIAKEKGDVSKIKGYFKR
- a CDS encoding bifunctional aspartate transaminase/aspartate 4-decarboxylase, which translates into the protein MQRSEEEKGYEALSPFELKNKLISMAETRREKIMLNAGRGNPNWVAIAPREAFLQFGMFALSESQRSPHRPGLGTVAQKEGLSKRFKDYLAKNSGAPGAAFLAQAFDYVCVVMKIDGDDFLNEMVDAVLGDHYPTPDRMLEICEKIVHKYLEQEMFGLAPIGKFDLFATEGGTAAMDYIFTSLSENKLIHKGDKIAIGTPIFTPYLEIPRLNDYELIELEVKQDENSDWQYPDSELEKLADPAVKAFFLVNPSNPTSVSIQQKSLDKITELVETRRKDLIILTDDVYGTFVNGFKSLAAAAPRNTVLVYSFSKYFGATGWRLGVIGIHEDNVFDKRIAALPPDDKEELHARYCTVELGPDHMKLIDRMVADSRSVALHHTAGLSTPQQVMMVMFSLHCLMDKKGDYKKMAQDIVKKRFEALYSAVGVKAPDDEYDARYYATIDIPELAKTRYNADFADYLVKNFEPIDFVWRLADEKSIVLMDGGGFDAPNMSIRVSLANLDDSAYTEIGKGISELLEDYYNTWKESKK